One window of Hymenobacter canadensis genomic DNA carries:
- a CDS encoding tyrosine-type recombinase/integrase codes for MENSVSLPVLVPTRNHSLVELPSSVSKYVEAGLHGAENTKRGYAADLRSFQDYCVHHQVTHLPAEVTTVAGYVSQMADRSMKLATIRRHVAAIAKLHQLAGQPSPTGHEALQVVLDGIARVVGKRQRQAPAFTVAELKQAILAMDATTPTGLRDRALLLLGFAGAFRRSELVALNVEDVELTRQALVIHLRQSKTNQYGLEEDKAVFYSPSADFCPVRAVQEWIECLERTSGPLFTRMSRGTKERPAQPSKHRLTDQSVNHLVQRHIGFIYSAHSLRASFVTIAVEAGQSNKAIKNQTKQKTDAMIERYARLNDVKRFNAAQYLGL; via the coding sequence ATGGAAAATTCGGTGTCACTTCCCGTCCTGGTGCCCACTCGCAACCACTCGCTGGTTGAATTGCCGTCCTCGGTATCCAAGTACGTCGAGGCCGGATTGCACGGCGCGGAGAATACCAAGCGCGGCTACGCGGCGGACTTGCGCAGCTTCCAGGATTACTGCGTGCATCATCAGGTGACGCACTTGCCGGCTGAAGTTACTACCGTGGCTGGGTACGTGTCGCAGATGGCCGACCGGAGCATGAAGCTGGCGACCATTCGGCGACACGTGGCGGCCATTGCCAAGCTGCACCAGCTGGCGGGACAGCCGTCGCCGACCGGTCATGAGGCGCTGCAGGTCGTGCTCGATGGTATTGCCCGGGTCGTGGGCAAGCGGCAGCGCCAGGCGCCCGCTTTTACCGTGGCGGAGTTGAAGCAGGCTATTCTGGCAATGGATGCAACTACCCCGACGGGATTACGGGACCGGGCTTTATTGCTTCTGGGCTTTGCGGGGGCCTTTCGTCGCTCGGAGCTGGTGGCCCTGAATGTGGAGGACGTGGAGCTTACTCGACAAGCATTGGTCATCCATTTGCGCCAGAGCAAGACCAACCAGTATGGACTCGAGGAAGACAAAGCAGTGTTTTACTCGCCCAGTGCGGATTTCTGTCCGGTGCGGGCCGTCCAGGAATGGATTGAGTGTCTCGAGCGAACTAGCGGGCCTTTATTTACCCGCATGAGCCGCGGGACCAAGGAACGACCGGCTCAACCCAGCAAACATCGGTTAACGGATCAGAGTGTAAATCATTTAGTGCAACGACATATAGGATTTATATATTCTGCTCACTCTTTGCGCGCTTCATTTGTCACAATTGCCGTGGAAGCAGGCCAATCTAACAAGGCTATTAAAAATCAAACTAAACAAAAGACCGATGCTATGATTGAGCGGTATGCTCGATTGAATGATGTTAAAAGATTCAATGCCGCGCAATATTTAGGATTATAA